aagagaagaaaaatctacctATTTCTGTGCAGAGGTATACACTGCTCTTCTCTTATTTGATACCTTCCTAATTTAAAGATTTGGGGATCCAATCAGGCAACAGACCGAGTATCCTGTGACTCTGAGATCCATCTGCGCTCTCCAACTGAAAAGACAGCCAACCTTGGAGTGTCTAAAACACACAGATGTCCTCTACACAGATGAAGCTTAGTCCCAATATTCAGAAAACACTTAATGTCATTAACACAATCTAGAATTGTTTCACGAAAGATCTGCAAGCAAAACAAAGGACTAAACTGTTTACAGTGGTCTGAGCAGTTCTGCTATTGAAACAGTCTGACTTTACTAAGTTTGGCTGTAGGAACATTATGATCCGACCGGCTGAAATTTTTCTTATGTTGCTTTTTAATGAGATTAGTTGGGGAAAGTGAACAGCAGGTATGAAGTTGTAGTTGGTCTTTATGGAAAATTACAGAGTGCACACTAGGCTTCACCAACAGAAAGTAAAGTAGCTGATTCCAGTTGGCATCAGTGTTTTATGTGGAATTGTTTTGTAGTGCCTCTGGTTCAGTTCCTGAAAGTACACACAAAAtagaaaatagcatttttaagCACAATATAATAATTCAGGGAAATAAAATATGTAGACTGATTATAATGCAAGGATTTATCCAGAACCCTTTATTCTTGCACAGTTTATAGATGATTTGTGTGAAGGTTTGGTGCCTTTCCTAGTATGAATCCACTCTCAATCTCTGAATTCTCTGGAATAGctatatatacattttatttcttcCCAGTGATACTTATATTGTACACATATCTATAACCAGGTGAGaatgaaaatgcagttttaaGTCCAATATCTTCCAAGGGTAAGCAGTGCTAATAGGTAAGGTTATTGCTCCGTGACACCACTGTTTCGTGAGCGTCAGAAAACGCGGTCAAAGTTTGGGAGGGCAGCAACGTCTGCCAGCCCCCGGGAATTCCCGCTGGCAGCCAGGTGCTCGTAGCTGGAGGGGCCACAGTGTCGCAGCCATACcccaaagcagctttgcaaagcagCATCCGAGGGGCAGCGCCTGCTCCCCGCCGGactgcgcgggggcggccggtcccggcggcggcgcggcgggcggtgcgcggggccgggacgcgggcggcggggggagccggcggggctccccgcggcgcggcgcggcgggggcgggcgcccggccggggagcgcggcgctgcccgctccGGCGAGGAGACACTCGGCGGCAAAACGAGCCTCGTGCCAGCGCGGGCAGTTCTTCCTCccgccctccttcctcctcctcctcatgtatttattttttttctgtgttattgtatttatttatttattttcaccagagtaataaaaatgagaaaatcctAGCGCTGCTTTTGGCTGCTCTCCACCAACCTGTCAGTGACGCAAGCGGGGACTACTTAAAGGCAGATTAGAGGAAGCAAGACATTAAAAGccaaccttcctccctccccggCGCGGGCtccgccgtgccgcgccgcgccgcgccacgagcggagcgggccgggccgggccgggagcggccGCCCGGGGCCCCGAGCTCAGTCGAGCCGaggcgagccgagccgaggcgggccgggccaggccgggcagggccgggcgtcCTCGGGAGAGCTGCCGGGCCCAGCCACCTCCCCGCCACGGGACTGCTGACGGCAGAGGGTGGTTGCTCGTTTGTTagttccctcccccaccccccaaaggaaaaggagggggaaaaaaggaagaagtgaagAGATCCGCTGCTTGCAAAAGTCTTTGTCTCCGGATGAACAGCGATGGGGGAATGGACTATTCTAGAGAGGCTACTGGAAGCTGCTGTGCAGCAGCACTCTACTATGATAGGGAGGTAAGggctacggggggggggggggggtccggggagGCTCCAGGGGGCTCGCCTCCCCCGGCCGGGAGGTCTGGGGCGGTAGGGCCGGCCGGCCGGATTGCCGGCAGTGCGGGGCACCACTCCCCggggctctctctctctgtgcctgtGCCTCTGTGCAGGATGTATGTGTGCGCGGCATAGGTCACCGAGGCGAGGGGCTCGCGTCAACACCGCCTGCCGCCCCGTCCCCGAGGAGCTGGGGGGCGGTGGGCAACCATGGGGCAGAAGTTGGCAGCGCTCCGCCGCCGTCGGGGTCCCGCCGCCGGCGCAGCCCGGTGCCGTGCATTTCCGCGCTTTCGGGGGCCCACGCGGGCCATGTGATTGCCTTTCCTCCAAAGGGAGGCGGTGCGGGCTGACCGCCGCCTGAGCTCTTTGACCGCGGATGATCCGTACGGACGCACACGAGCGCGCCGAGGCGATGCCGTGCTcgctgcgcgccccgcgctcgccgctGCGGGTCTTTAGCCCTTCCGCgaccgcggcgccccgcgcggccccggccccggccccggcgcggtcAGCACTGGACAGCtcccggccgcggggcggcggcgcgctctGACGGGCTTCTCTGTTGCAGGATCCTGCTGACCGTGGTGGTGATCTTCAGGATACTCATTGTGGCCATTGTAGGGGAGACGGTGTACGATGACGAGCAAACTATGTTTGTGTGTAACACGCTGCAGCCAGGCTGCAATCAGGCTTGTTATGACCAGGCTTTCCCTATTTCTCATATAAGGTACTGGGTGTTCCAGATCATCATGGTGTGCACGCCCAGCCTCTGCTTCATAACATACTCTGTTCACCAGTCTGCTAAGCAGAGGGAACGGAGGTACTCCACTGTCTTCCTCACCTTGGAGAGGGACCAGGACTCAATGAAGCGTGAGGACAGTAAGAAAATCAAGAACACCATTGTCAATGGGGTGCTGCAGAACACCGAGAACTCCACCAAAGAGGCAGAACCAGACTGCTTAGAAGTGAAGGAAATCCCCAACCCTGCTATCAGAACTACAAAGTCAAAGATGAGGAGGCAAGAAGGCATTTCTCGATTTTATATCA
This is a stretch of genomic DNA from Apteryx mantelli isolate bAptMan1 chromosome 4, bAptMan1.hap1, whole genome shotgun sequence. It encodes these proteins:
- the GJD2 gene encoding gap junction delta-2 protein; this translates as MGEWTILERLLEAAVQQHSTMIGRILLTVVVIFRILIVAIVGETVYDDEQTMFVCNTLQPGCNQACYDQAFPISHIRYWVFQIIMVCTPSLCFITYSVHQSAKQRERRYSTVFLTLERDQDSMKREDSKKIKNTIVNGVLQNTENSTKEAEPDCLEVKEIPNPAIRTTKSKMRRQEGISRFYIIQVVFRNALEIGFLVGQYFLYGFNVPSMYECDRYPCIKEVECYVSRPTEKTVFLVFMFAVSGICVVLNLAELNHLGWRKIKMAVRGVQAKRKSIYEIRNKDLPRMSMPNFGRTQSSDSAYV